From the Daucus carota subsp. sativus chromosome 8, DH1 v3.0, whole genome shotgun sequence genome, one window contains:
- the LOC108197019 gene encoding sphinganine C4-monooxygenase 1: protein MEFSVSDELLGTVMPIVVYWVYSGLYMMFGSYDNYRLHSRQDESDKNLVTKPTVVKGVLLQQAVQAVVAIILFKVTGDDTDATIGQQSSLIILARQFFIAMAVLDTWQYMMHRYMHQNKFLYRHIHSQHHRLIVPYAFGALYNHPIEGLLLDTVGGALSFLLSGMSPRTSIFFFSFATIKTVDDHCGLWLPGNPFHLLFSNNSAYHDIHHQRYGTKYNFSQPFFVVWDRVLGTHMPYALQKRAEGGLEARPAKEYKES, encoded by the exons ATGGAGTTTAGTGTCTCAGATGAGTTATTGGGAACTGTGATGCCCATTGTGGTGTATTGGGTTTATTCAGGCTTATATATGATGTTTGGATCTTATGATAATTATAGATTGCATTCAAGACAAGATGAGAGTGATAAGAATCTTGTCACAAAGCCTACTGTTGTTAAAGGGGTTCTTCTTCAACAGGCTGTTCAGGCTGTTGTTGCCATTATACTGTTCAag GTTACTGGAGATGATACTGATGCTACCATAGGGCAGCAGTCTTCGTTAATTATTCTCGCCAGACAATTCTTTATTGCAATGGCTGTGTTGGATACCTGGCAGTATATGATGCATAGATACATGCACCAGAATAAGTTCTTGTACCGACACATACATTCTCAACACCATCGTCTTATTGTCCCTTATGCTTTTGGAGCTCTATACAATCACCCTATCGAGGGACTTCTCCTGGATACAGTTGGTGGAGCTCTGTCTTTCCTCTTGTCAGGCATGTCCCCCCGCACTTCCATCTTCTTCTTTTCCTTTGCTACCATTAAAACAGTGGATGACCATTGCGGGTTGTGGCTCCCTGGAAACCCGTTCCATCTGTTGTTTAGTAACAACTCTGCATACCATGATATTCACCACCAGCGTTATGGTACCAAATATAACTTTTCACAGCCATTTTTTGTTGTGTGGGATAGAGTTCTTGGTACTCACATGCCTTATGCACTTCAGAAGAGAGCCGAAGGGGGCCTCGAAGCACGACCTGCCAAAGAGTACAAGGAGAGCTGA